The following nucleotide sequence is from Sphingomonas panacisoli.
CTCGATCATCGTTTCGGCCTGGCGGAGCGTCGCGTCGCCGACCGCGACTTCGGGCAGCACGGTGAAGTCGGACTGGACCGGGCCGGCGACGCTGTACGAGACGGTCGAAGTGGTCGGCCGCACCGCGCCGATCGTGGTCCAGGCCTCGGCCGACACGGCGAGCGTCGCGCCGTCGCCGGTATCGACGATGATCGGGCGCAACCGCGTGCCGTCGATCCGCAACTCGCTGATATAGAGCCCCGCGCGCGCCGACAGCGTCAGCGGCGCGCTTTGCCCCGCGAAGGGAAGCCGCCCGCTCGGCAGCAAGCGGAAACGATGCTGCGCGAAGTCGATGTCGAGCGCGTATTGGCGCAGCACGTCGCCGCCGATCACGGCGTCGATCGTCGCGTCGCTGCCGGTCGCGCCGGCCGGCAAGTCCAGCACGCCGAGCCGTCCGCCGGTCTTGGTCAGCCCGCCGATCACCAACGTCCGGCCATCGACTGCGCCCATCGCGACGGTCCCGCCGATCGCGGTCGCGGTACCGCCGGCGACCACGGGCAAGCGCGCGGCGATCGCCCAGCGGCGCGAGATCACGGTCTGATTGAAACCGGTGTCAAGCAACGCCGTCGCCAGGCGCCCGTCGATCGTCATGCGGAACCGGATCTGATTGCCCGGGGTCAGCTCGAACGGCACCCACTGCGCCTCGGTATCGGGCGCCAACACCGCGCGGTCGGGCATCGGCGCGGGCAGTCCGGGCGCCATCGCCGCAGCGAGGGGCGCGGGCAGAAGGATGGCAAGCGGGAGCAGCCAGCGGTGCATGCGCCTGGCTTACGCGGGCGCCGCAAAAGTAAAAACGGCATTAACCTTGATTGATCGTTAACGCGATGCGGCACGGCGAAGCCGCGCCGTCGGCCCTCGCAAAGCGAGGCCGGCCGCGCTTTTGCCAGGCGCGATTTAGCGTCCGCTAAATCGCTGCAAAAAGCTTAGAGGCAGGCTTCCAGATACGCCTGATCGAACCCGAACTGGCGGGCCTTTTCGATCGTGTAGGGGCGCAGGCCCATCGCGCGATATTCGCCGACGATCTTGCCGTCCGAACTCTCGTCGAGATATTCGAACTTGAACAGCTCCTGCGTCACGATGACGGGGCCTTCCATGCCGATAACCTCGGTGATGTTGGTCACGCGGCGCGAACCGTCGCGCAGGCGCTTGACCTGGACGATCATGTCGACCGAGTCGGCGATCTGGCGCGAAATGGCTTCCTTCGGGATCTTGATGTCGCCCATCAGCACCATGTTTTCCATACGGCCCAGGCATTCGCGCGGGCTGTTGGAGTGGAGCGTACACATCGATCCGTCGTGGCCGGTGTTCATCGCGGCCAGGAGGTCGAAGCACTCCGAGCCACGAATTTCGCCGAGGATGATGCGGTCCGGGCGCATACGCAGCGCGTTCTTGACGAGGTCGCGAATGGTGATTTCGCCCTGACCTTCGAGATTGGCGGGGCGCGTTTCGAGCGGCAGCCAGTGCGGCTGCTGCAGACGAAGTTCGGCCGCATCCTCGATCGTCAGCACGCGCTCGCCCGGGTCGATCATCTTCGACAAGGCGTTGAGCATCGTCGTCTTACCCGAACCGGTACCGCCCGAGATGACGATGTTGAACCGGCACGCGCCCGCGATCTTCAGCGCGGTCGCCATCTTCGGGCTCATCGATCCGAAGCCGGCCATCATGTCGAGCGTGATCGGCTTGTCGGAGAATTTACGAATCGAGATCGCGGTGCCGCGCAAGCTGAGCGGCGGGACGATCACGTTGACGCGGGAGCCGTCCTTCAGACGGGCGTCGGCCAGCGGCGTGGTCTGGTCGACGCGGCGGCCGACCGAGTTGCAGATGCGCTGCGCGATCTGGAACAGATGCTCCTCGTCGCGGAACTGGATTTGCGCCAGCTCGAGCTGGCCCTTGCGTTCGACGAAGGTCTGGTCGGGACCGTTGACCATGATGTCGGAGATGTTCGGATCGCTGAGCAGTTCCTCGAGCGGCCCGAGACCGAGCAGTTCGTCGACCAGCACCTTTTCCAGCGCGAACTGTTCGCGGCGGTTGAGCGTCAGCTTCAGTTCGGCGAGCACTTCGCCGATGATCGGGCGGAATTCCTCGGCCAGCTCGTCCTTGTTGAGCGTGGCGGCGGCTTCCGGATCGACGCGTTCGAGCAGGCGCGGCAGCACCTGTTCCTTGATCTTGTGGACCGATGCCTCGAACCCCTCGCCGCGCGAGCTGCCCGAATCGGCGCTGGCGTTCTGACGGTCGGCGAGGCGCTGCATCGCGTCCATCGCGGTGCCGGGCATGTTGCCCTGCGGCGCTTCGAGATCGGCGCTGGACGGCGGCGGGCTGTGCGGATCCATACCGCCGGGAAGCGGTGGGAATTGTTCGGCGTGATCGGGTTCGGCCCGTGCCGGGCTACCGCCCTGCATCGGCTTGGCGACGCCAAAAGCCGGCCGTCCGGCCGCTCCTCCGCCCGCTCCACTGCGGCGCCCAAACGCGCTCATGCCTTCGATCCCTTCATAGTTGGGACCGTTCGTAAGGGCGAGGCGTTGACAATTTACTAACCAACGCAGCCCGCGCGAAAGTTCGCGACGAGCCGTTTTTGTCGGGTGTTACGCGGCGATCGCTTCCAGCGCTTCGCTGGCTTCCATCCATGCCGCCTCGGCCGTTTCGATCTTCGCTTCCACCTCGGCGCGGCGTTTCATCAGGTCGGTCATCGTCAGTTTCGACAGCGCCGCGTCCGCCGAGGGCGGGTCGAACATCGCGCGGTCGATCGCGCTGCGTTCGGCGTTGAGCTTGGCGAGCTGGTCTTCCGCCGCCTTCGCCGCCTTGCGAAGGCTCTGGCTGGCCTCGCGTGCTTCGGCGGCCGCGCGACGGGCGTCCTTCTTGTTGAGCTTCGACACTTCCTTCGCGGTGTCCGACGCGTCCTTCGCCAGCACGAAGGCGATATAGTCGTCCAGGCTGCCGTCGAACTCCTTCGCGGTGCCGGCGTCGACCAGCACCAGCCGGTCGGCGGTCATTTCCAGCATGTGGCGATCGTGGCTGACGATCACGACGGCGCCCGAATAGGCGTTGAGCGCCTGGATCAGCGCTTCGCGGGCATCGACGTCCAAATGGTTGGTCGGTTCGTCGAGGATCAGCATGTGCGGCGCATCGCGGGTGATCAGCGCCAGCGCGAGCCGGGCGCGCTCGCCGCCCGACAGCTTACCGACCTTGGTGATTGCCTTGTCGCCCGAAAAGCCGAACCGGCCGAGCTGGCTGCGCACGGCGCCCGGCGTCGCGCCCTTCATCAGCAGCGCCATGTGCTGGAGCGGAGTCTCGTCGGAGTCGAGTTCCTCGACCTGGTATTGCGTGAAATAGCCGACGCGCATCTTGCCCGACGCGTTCATCGCGCCGTCCATCGGCGTGAGCTGCGCCGCGAGCAGGCGCGCCAACGTGGTCTTGCCGTTGCCGTTACGCCCGAGCAGCGCGATGCGGTCATCGGGATCGAGGCGCAGGTTCAACCGGCTGAGGATCGGTTTGTCGCCGTAACCGACGCTCGCGAGGTCGAGCGTGATCAGCGGTGGGCGCAATTCTGCGGAACTGGGAAAGTCGAAGCTGAGTGACGGATCGTCGACCAGTTCGGCGATCGGCTGCATTTTCGCCAGCGCCTTGGCGCGGGACTGCGCCTGCTTGGCGGTCGATGCGCGGGCGGAGTTGCGGGCGACGTAATCCTGCAATTTCTCGCGCTCGGCCTGCTGCTTGGCGCGCGCCGACGCGATCTGCGCCTGGCGTTCGGCACGCTGGCGTTCGAACGAATCGTAGCCGCCCGGATAGAGCCAGAGCTTGCCGCGCTCGAGGTGGAGGATGTGGTCCACCACGTTGTTGAGGAAATCGCGCTCGTGGCTGACCAGCACGATCGTCGCGGGATAGGATTTGAGGAAATCCTCGAGCCACAACACCGCTTCGAGGTCGAGGTGGTTCGACGGTTCGTCGAGCAGCAGCAGGTCGGGCTGCGAGAACAGCAACGCCGCTAGCGCGACGCGCATCTTCCACCCGCCGGAAAAGGTGTCGAGCGGGCTATGCTGCGCGGCTTCGTCGAAGCCGAGCCCGACCAGGATGCGCGCGGCGCGCGACGGCGCCGAATGCGCGTCGATCGCATTCAGCCGCTCGTGGATCTCGCCGAGCCGGTCGGGATCGTGGCTCGTCTCGCTTTCGTGCATCAGCGCGGC
It contains:
- a CDS encoding ABC-F family ATP-binding cassette domain-containing protein; amino-acid sequence: MLNLTDITVRLGGRTILDGATAKLPPKSRVGLIGRNGAGKTTLVKVIAGTLEPDTGQADMPRGSRLGYIAQEAPHGDATPFETVLAADTERAALMHESETSHDPDRLGEIHERLNAIDAHSAPSRAARILVGLGFDEAAQHSPLDTFSGGWKMRVALAALLFSQPDLLLLDEPSNHLDLEAVLWLEDFLKSYPATIVLVSHERDFLNNVVDHILHLERGKLWLYPGGYDSFERQRAERQAQIASARAKQQAEREKLQDYVARNSARASTAKQAQSRAKALAKMQPIAELVDDPSLSFDFPSSAELRPPLITLDLASVGYGDKPILSRLNLRLDPDDRIALLGRNGNGKTTLARLLAAQLTPMDGAMNASGKMRVGYFTQYQVEELDSDETPLQHMALLMKGATPGAVRSQLGRFGFSGDKAITKVGKLSGGERARLALALITRDAPHMLILDEPTNHLDVDAREALIQALNAYSGAVVIVSHDRHMLEMTADRLVLVDAGTAKEFDGSLDDYIAFVLAKDASDTAKEVSKLNKKDARRAAAEAREASQSLRKAAKAAEDQLAKLNAERSAIDRAMFDPPSADAALSKLTMTDLMKRRAEVEAKIETAEAAWMEASEALEAIAA
- a CDS encoding CpaF family protein, which encodes MSAFGRRSGAGGGAAGRPAFGVAKPMQGGSPARAEPDHAEQFPPLPGGMDPHSPPPSSADLEAPQGNMPGTAMDAMQRLADRQNASADSGSSRGEGFEASVHKIKEQVLPRLLERVDPEAAATLNKDELAEEFRPIIGEVLAELKLTLNRREQFALEKVLVDELLGLGPLEELLSDPNISDIMVNGPDQTFVERKGQLELAQIQFRDEEHLFQIAQRICNSVGRRVDQTTPLADARLKDGSRVNVIVPPLSLRGTAISIRKFSDKPITLDMMAGFGSMSPKMATALKIAGACRFNIVISGGTGSGKTTMLNALSKMIDPGERVLTIEDAAELRLQQPHWLPLETRPANLEGQGEITIRDLVKNALRMRPDRIILGEIRGSECFDLLAAMNTGHDGSMCTLHSNSPRECLGRMENMVLMGDIKIPKEAISRQIADSVDMIVQVKRLRDGSRRVTNITEVIGMEGPVIVTQELFKFEYLDESSDGKIVGEYRAMGLRPYTIEKARQFGFDQAYLEACL
- a CDS encoding aspartyl protease family protein produces the protein MHRWLLPLAILLPAPLAAAMAPGLPAPMPDRAVLAPDTEAQWVPFELTPGNQIRFRMTIDGRLATALLDTGFNQTVISRRWAIAARLPVVAGGTATAIGGTVAMGAVDGRTLVIGGLTKTGGRLGVLDLPAGATGSDATIDAVIGGDVLRQYALDIDFAQHRFRLLPSGRLPFAGQSAPLTLSARAGLYISELRIDGTRLRPIIVDTGDGATLAVSAEAWTTIGAVRPTTSTVSYSVAGPVQSDFTVLPEVAVGDATLRQAETMIEANGGFSARMGASGRIGIGFLQRFRVLLDPRAGRMVMAATTDTDRAPLRSTSGLLLGTEQDRLRVLHVMRGSPAAAGGWKPGEEICGIDGTTVSAGYRTDPIAMWPAGNPGRVVRLRLCGGATRALTLAQFY